TGTCCGGCATCGAGATGTAGGCCGACAGCGGGACGCCGAACAGGCGGGCGTCTAGGAAGGACTGCACGTCGGTGGCGTTGAAGATGTAGTTCGCGGTCTCACGGTTCTGCTCCACCGACAGCCCCAGCTGGCCGGTGCCCGTGCCGGTGCGGTTGAAGGAGCGCAGCACGTGGAACAGGCCGATGAACACCGGGATCTGGACGAACATCGGAAGGCAGCCGGCGATCGGGTTGACACCCATCTCCTTCTGGACCTTGCGGGTCTCTTCCATCATCTTCTGCTGATCATTCGCGTACTTCTTGCGAATCTCCTGCATGAGAGGCTGGAATTCCTGCATCCGGCGCATCGAACGCATCTGGTTAACGGTCGGCCGCACCAGAAGGGCACGAATGGTGAAGGTCAGCAAGACGATCGCCAGCACCCAGGAGATGCCGGAATCAGGGTTCAGAACAAGGCTGACTGCCTTGTGCCAGAACCACAGAATTGCCGAAATCGGATAGTAAATGAAATTGAGCACCTTATTCAGGACTCCTTGTTTTCGGTTGTCAGCAGGTCTGGGGATGAGGAAGCCGCGGGGCCTTTCGGCCGCGCCGCCTTCATCGAGGCACTCGGGGGAACCGGATCGAATCCTCCCGGATGCCAGGGGCCACACTTGGCC
This is a stretch of genomic DNA from Corynebacterium vitaeruminis DSM 20294. It encodes these proteins:
- the yidC gene encoding membrane protein insertase YidC, with translation MLNFIYYPISAILWFWHKAVSLVLNPDSGISWVLAIVLLTFTIRALLVRPTVNQMRSMRRMQEFQPLMQEIRKKYANDQQKMMEETRKVQKEMGVNPIAGCLPMFVQIPVFIGLFHVLRSFNRTGTGTGQLGLSVEQNRETANYIFNATDVQSFLDARLFGVPLSAYISMPDSMYNAFQPVDFTRTNIIMVAAPLILIIVIATHMNARLSVERQKSRIASGKQKPATNDQMQMQTDMMNKMMLWFMPLTILFTGALWHIGLLFYMVSNNVWTFFQQRAVFAKMDAEEEAEIAAKKEAKRASAPKPGQRPDNPKRKGNKRKK